A section of the Drosophila sechellia strain sech25 chromosome 3L, ASM438219v1, whole genome shotgun sequence genome encodes:
- the LOC6619352 gene encoding polycystin-2 → MAKKFSNIIFYLTLIIIAICVVCIWMFSGFRHEYGKFNMILVAFLAVTLLQILIFTPIKFTILSLDAAFWPAHQAPETPNENANVDTFMDNLRLRLRTLRSELMITERHRNERLNLKYRLITEELWLTGKLFLVYFFMALAFFDELLYFNTEVTEILFQYNRGDAFGLFHVADVPDIYFFVVTSLVLAFTDGKNTSGGAPWIHAEGTRLLGVVRLRQLRTESNRLGLSLPVFTERDFGESWTLPYERVPYTDKYWPIYTPWLPSVSVARDNLLMGINHVGHMFNYPESKGYKVLLSDTRYKSLQIIDYLMNKNWLDANTTALFMDFSLYNADANTFTVCTLWVEKFPYQYPDGHMKVDSHKFVEQLREFTKFGMLMVFVFVVTWLQFTKAFFVKVWYDPRQLKTLWVLVDAMIVALSVIVGMIMAVRDNMVQKMIKRVEIAVVVDFLDFREPAQLSYLEDVVTGLTVALVTMRLWKVMQFSATFQLFTKTIAMAWDALLCTFVITAIFIIAIGIATVTINGNYTNNFRDFHKGIVTVTCFAFGYANLVHPPDIFYGGEWLGIVLYTIMGFVVKYMLINLIVSMMRDQMASVKADRDKKVRQRITFWQFLRVEYAFFINYIVKVFHCQRGYQRKNRTVAQNIQRELNSIELKRRKTKISSIYSETIYVMPINKDLEQMKYRERIERTFTLAAILHTQMELMERLMFGDEEGNLPSLDQDDEQITDTEED, encoded by the coding sequence ATGGCGAAGAAGTTCAGTAACATTATCTTTTACCTGACCCTGATAATCATAGCGATCTGTGTGGTCTGCATCTGGATGTTCTCGGGATTCCGTCACGAGTATGGCAAATTCAACATGATCCTGGTTGCTTTCTTGGCCGTTACTTTACTTCAGATCCTGATTTTTACGCCCATCAAGTTCACCATTTTGTCGCTGGATGCCGCCTTCTGGCCGGCCCACCAAGCCCCGGAGACTCCCAACGAGAATGCCAATGTGGACACGTTCATGGATAATCTCCGACTGCGACTCCGGACGCTGCGGAGTGAGCTGATGATCACGGAGAGGCATCGGAACGAGAGGTTGAACCTGAAGTATCGCCTGATTACCGAAGAACTCTGGCTCACAGGCAAGCTTTTCTTGGTTTACTTCTTCATGGCCTTAGCTTTCTTCGATGAGTTGCTGTACTTCAACACAGAGGTCACTGAGATACTGTTCCAGTATAATCGTGGGGATGCGTTCGGACTATTCCATGTGGCGGATGTGccagatatatatttttttgtggtGACCTCGTTGGTGCTGGCCTTTACAGATGGCAAGAACACCAGTGGCGGGGCCCCTTGGATCCATGCGGAGGGCACTAGACTACTGGGCGTGGTGAGGTTGAGGCAGCTGAGGACGGAGAGCAACCGATTGGGTCTATCGCTTCCCGTGTTCACCGAGCGGGACTTTGGGGAGAGCTGGACACTGCCCTACGAAAGGGTTCCCTACACGGACAAGTACTGGCCTATCTACACACCCTGGCTGCCCAGTGTGTCTGTGGCTCGGGACAACCTACTTATGGGCATCAACCACGTGGGGCACATGTTCAACTATCCGGAATCGAAGGGCTACAAGGTACTGCTCTCGGACACCCGCTACAAAAGCCTGCAAATTATTGATTACTTGATGAACAAAAACTGGCTGGATGCGAATACGACCGCTTTGTTCATGGACTTTAGCTTGTATAACGCGGATGCCAATACCTTTACCGTGTGCACCTTGTGGGTGGAGAAGTTTCCCTACCAGTATCCTGATGGCCACATGAAGGTCGACAGTCACAAGTTTGTGGAGCAACTGCGGGAGTTTACGAAGTTCGGAATGCTAATGGTGTTTGTCTTTGTCGTCACGTGGCTGCAGTTCACCAAGGCGTTCTTCGTGAAGGTCTGGTACGATCCTCGACAGCTGAAGACCCTGTGGGTCCTGGTGGATGCAATGATCGTGGCACTCAGCGTCATTGTGGGGATGATCATGGCGGTGCGGGATAACATGGTTCAAAAGATGATCAAGAGAGTTGAAATCGCCGTTGTGGTGGACTTTCTGGACTTTCGGGAGCCCGCCCAGCTGTCCTACCTTGAGGATGTGGTCACGGGATTGACCGTGGCCCTGGTCACTATGCGTTTGTGGAAGGTGATGCAGTTTTCCGCCACCTTCCAACTGTTCACCAAGACAATCGCTATGGCGTGGGACGCGTTGCTCTGCACCTTCGTAATAACCGCAATTTTCATCATTGCAATTGGCATTGCGACGGTCACCATCAATGGCAACTATACCAACAACTTCAGGGACTTCCACAAGGGCATTGTTACGGTCACCTGCTTTGCTTTTGGCTATGCGAATTTGGTGCACCCACCGGATATCTTCTACGGCGGAGAGTGGCTGGGCATCGTATTGTATACCATAATGGGATTCGTGGTCAAGTACATGCTGATCAACTTGATCGTTTCCATGATGAGGGATCAGATGGCCAGTGTCAAGGCGGATAGGGATAAGAAAGTGAGGCAGCGCATAACATTCTGGCAATTCCTGCGCGTTGAATATGCCTTCTTCATTAACTACATCGTAAAAGTGTTCCACTGCCAAAGGGGATATCAGCGAAAGAATCGCACAGTTGCACAGAACATCCAACGAGAACTGAATAGTATCGAGCTTAAGCGTCGAAAGACGAAGATAAGTTCAATTTATTCCGAGACAATCTATGTCATGCCGATAAACAAGGATCTGGAGCAGATGAAATATAGGGAGCGGATCGAGCGAACCTTCACTCTGGCCGCCATTCTCCACACCCAAATGGAGCTCATGGAGAGGCTTATGTTCGGCGACGAAGAGGGAAACCTGCCAAGTCTGGACCAGGATGACGAGCAGATTACGGATACTGAGGAGGACTGA